A single genomic interval of Streptomyces sp. NBC_00663 harbors:
- a CDS encoding ribonucleoside-diphosphate reductase subunit alpha: protein MTIAPADPASAVQAENDGPGTALLRTLTELTADLPDADPGRVAAAALRGRSGRAASDGGAELRELATEAAAGLISEDPAYSRLAARLLTVSIAAEAASQGVTSFTESVAVGHREGLVADRTAEFVRIHAARLDALIDPAGDDRFGYFGLRTLHSRYLLRHPITRQVIETPQHFMLRVAAGLAEDDTTRALDEVAALYGLMSRLDYLPSSPTLFNSGTRHPQMSSCYLLDSPLDELDSIYDRYHQVARLSKHAGGIGLSYSRIRSRGSLIRGTNGHSNGIVPFLKTLDASVAAVNQGGRRKGAAAVYLETWHSDIEEFLELRDNTGEDARRTHNLNLAHWIPDEFMRRVNADAQWSLFSPADVPELVDLWGEEFDAAYRKAEAAGLARKTIPARDLYGRMMRTLAQTGNGWMTFKDAANRTANQTALPGSVVHSSNLCTEILEVTDDGETAVCNLGSVNLGAFVVGQEIDWERLDETVRTAVTFLDRVVDINFYPTEQAGRSNAKWRPVGLGAMGLQDVFFKLRLPFDSPEAKALSTRIAERIMLAAYEASTDLAERNGPLPAWEKTRTAQGVLHPDHYGVELTWPERWAALRERMATTGLRNSLLLAIAPTATIASIAGVYECIEPQVSNLFKRETLSGEFLQVNSYLVAELKKLGVWDAQTREALRESNGSVQGFTWVPQDVRDLYRTAWEIPQRGLIDMAAARTPFLDQSQSLNLFLETPTIGKLSSMYAYAWKQGLKTTYYLRSRPATRIARAAQAQTTVPVQQVTSEEAIACSLENPESCEACQ from the coding sequence GTGACCATCGCGCCAGCCGATCCGGCTTCAGCGGTCCAGGCGGAGAACGACGGTCCCGGTACCGCCCTGTTGCGGACCCTGACCGAGCTGACCGCCGACCTGCCCGACGCCGACCCCGGACGGGTCGCCGCCGCCGCGCTGCGCGGCCGGTCCGGCCGGGCGGCCTCCGATGGCGGCGCGGAGCTGCGCGAGCTGGCGACGGAGGCCGCCGCCGGACTCATCTCCGAGGACCCCGCCTACTCCCGGCTGGCGGCCCGGCTGCTGACCGTCAGCATCGCCGCCGAGGCCGCCTCCCAGGGCGTCACGTCCTTCACCGAGTCGGTCGCGGTCGGCCACCGCGAGGGCCTGGTCGCCGACCGTACGGCGGAGTTCGTACGGATCCACGCGGCGCGTCTCGACGCGCTGATCGATCCGGCGGGCGACGACCGCTTCGGCTACTTCGGGCTCCGCACCCTGCACAGCCGCTATCTCCTGAGGCACCCGATCACCCGCCAGGTCATCGAGACACCCCAGCACTTCATGCTGCGCGTCGCCGCCGGTCTCGCCGAGGACGACACCACGCGCGCCCTGGACGAAGTCGCCGCGCTCTACGGGCTCATGAGCCGCCTCGACTACCTGCCGTCCTCCCCCACGCTCTTCAACTCCGGCACCCGGCACCCCCAGATGTCGTCCTGCTATCTCCTCGACTCCCCGCTGGACGAGCTGGACTCCATCTACGACCGCTACCACCAGGTCGCCCGCCTCTCCAAGCACGCCGGTGGCATCGGCCTCTCGTACTCCCGTATCCGCAGCCGCGGTTCGCTGATCCGGGGCACCAACGGGCACTCCAACGGCATCGTGCCGTTCCTGAAGACGCTGGACGCGAGTGTCGCCGCCGTGAACCAGGGCGGCCGGCGCAAGGGCGCCGCCGCGGTGTACCTGGAGACCTGGCACTCCGACATCGAGGAGTTCCTGGAGCTGCGCGACAACACCGGCGAGGACGCCCGGCGTACGCACAACCTGAACCTCGCGCACTGGATCCCGGACGAGTTCATGCGCCGGGTGAACGCCGACGCCCAGTGGTCGCTGTTCTCCCCGGCCGACGTGCCCGAGCTGGTCGACCTGTGGGGCGAGGAGTTCGACGCCGCGTACCGCAAGGCGGAGGCGGCGGGCCTCGCCAGGAAGACCATCCCGGCCCGTGACCTCTACGGCCGCATGATGCGCACCCTCGCGCAGACCGGCAACGGCTGGATGACCTTCAAGGACGCCGCCAACCGCACCGCCAACCAGACGGCGCTGCCCGGCAGTGTGGTCCACTCCTCCAACCTCTGCACGGAGATCCTGGAGGTCACGGACGACGGGGAGACGGCGGTCTGCAACCTCGGTTCGGTGAACCTGGGCGCGTTCGTGGTCGGTCAGGAGATCGACTGGGAGCGGCTGGACGAGACCGTCCGCACCGCCGTCACCTTCCTCGACCGCGTGGTGGACATCAACTTCTACCCGACCGAGCAGGCCGGCCGGTCGAACGCGAAGTGGCGCCCGGTGGGCCTGGGCGCGATGGGCCTCCAGGACGTCTTCTTCAAGCTGCGGCTGCCCTTCGACTCGCCGGAGGCCAAGGCCCTCTCCACCCGCATCGCCGAGCGCATCATGCTCGCCGCGTACGAGGCCTCCACCGACCTCGCCGAGCGCAACGGCCCGCTCCCGGCGTGGGAGAAGACCCGTACCGCCCAGGGTGTCCTGCACCCCGACCACTACGGTGTCGAGCTGACCTGGCCGGAGCGCTGGGCGGCGCTGCGCGAGCGGATGGCCACCACGGGCCTGCGCAACTCCCTGCTGCTCGCCATCGCGCCCACCGCCACGATCGCCTCGATCGCGGGCGTGTACGAGTGCATCGAGCCTCAGGTCTCGAACCTCTTCAAGCGCGAGACGCTGTCCGGCGAGTTCCTCCAGGTCAACTCCTACCTGGTGGCCGAGCTGAAGAAGCTCGGCGTGTGGGACGCGCAGACCCGGGAGGCGCTGCGCGAGTCCAACGGCTCGGTGCAGGGCTTCACCTGGGTCCCGCAGGACGTCCGCGACCTGTACCGCACGGCGTGGGAGATCCCGCAGCGCGGCCTGATCGACATGGCCGCCGCGCGCACCCCGTTCCTGGACCAGTCCCAGTCGCTGAACCTGTTCCTGGAGACGCCGACCATCGGCAAGCTCTCCTCGATGTACGCGTACGCCTGGAAGCAGGGCCTGAAGACGACGTACTACCTGCGCTCGCGCCCGGCGACAAGGATCGCGCGCGCGGCCCAGGCGCAGACAACTGTCCCCGTCCAGCAGGTGACTTCGGAAGAAGCGATCGCCTGCTCCCTTGAGAACCCCGAGTCCTGCGAGGCCTGCCAGTAA
- a CDS encoding bifunctional albaflavenone monooxygenase/terpene synthase, giving the protein MTVESVKPEAPATPASGLREAPLAGGGVPLLGHGLKLLRDPLAFMSQLRDHGDVVRLKLGPKEVYAPTTPALTGALALNPDFVIAGPLWESLEGLLGKEGVATANGPQHRRQRRTIQPAFRLDAIPAYGPIMEEEAHALTTRWQPGETVDCTTESFRVAVRIAARCLLRGDFMDERAERLCVALATVFRGMYRRMVVPLGPLYNLPLPPNRKFNAALADLHLLIDEIIAERRASGQKPDDLLTALLEAKDDNGDPIGEQEIHDQVVAIVTPGSETVASTIMWLLQVLAEHPEHADRVRDEVESVTGGRPVAFDDVRSLRHTNNVVVEAMRLRPAVWILTRRAVTDTELGGYRIPAGADIVYSPYAVQRDPKSYKDSLGFDPDRWLPERVKEVPKYAMSPFSVGNRKCPSDHFSMAQLSLITAALATKYRFEQVAGSNDGTRVGITLRPHKLLLRPVAR; this is encoded by the coding sequence ATGACCGTCGAGTCTGTGAAGCCCGAAGCGCCGGCGACCCCGGCGTCCGGGCTGCGTGAAGCACCCCTGGCGGGCGGCGGCGTCCCGCTCCTCGGACACGGCCTGAAGCTGCTGCGCGACCCGCTGGCCTTCATGTCCCAGCTCCGCGACCACGGCGACGTCGTACGGCTCAAACTGGGCCCGAAGGAGGTGTACGCGCCCACCACGCCGGCCCTCACCGGAGCCCTCGCGCTCAACCCCGACTTCGTCATCGCCGGGCCGCTGTGGGAGTCCCTGGAAGGCCTGCTCGGCAAGGAGGGCGTGGCCACCGCCAACGGCCCGCAGCACCGGCGTCAGCGGCGCACCATCCAGCCCGCCTTCCGGCTCGACGCGATCCCCGCGTACGGGCCGATCATGGAGGAGGAGGCGCACGCGCTGACGACGCGCTGGCAGCCCGGCGAGACCGTGGACTGCACCACCGAGTCCTTCCGGGTGGCCGTGCGGATCGCGGCCCGCTGTCTGCTGCGCGGCGACTTCATGGACGAGCGGGCCGAGCGGCTCTGCGTCGCCCTCGCCACCGTCTTCCGCGGGATGTACCGGCGGATGGTCGTGCCCCTCGGGCCGCTCTACAACCTGCCCCTGCCGCCCAACCGGAAATTCAACGCGGCCCTGGCCGATTTGCATCTCCTCATCGACGAGATCATCGCCGAGCGCCGCGCATCTGGTCAAAAGCCGGACGATTTGCTGACAGCATTGCTGGAGGCGAAGGACGACAATGGCGACCCCATCGGGGAACAGGAGATCCACGACCAGGTCGTCGCGATAGTCACCCCGGGCAGCGAAACGGTGGCGTCGACGATCATGTGGCTGCTCCAAGTCCTCGCGGAACATCCGGAACACGCGGACAGGGTGCGCGACGAGGTCGAATCCGTAACGGGCGGCCGTCCCGTCGCATTCGACGACGTCCGGTCGCTCCGGCACACCAACAATGTCGTCGTCGAAGCCATGCGTTTGCGTCCCGCGGTATGGATATTGACGCGCCGCGCGGTCACCGACACAGAACTCGGTGGGTATCGCATTCCGGCCGGTGCGGACATCGTCTACAGCCCGTACGCGGTCCAGCGCGATCCGAAGTCGTACAAGGACAGCCTCGGCTTCGACCCCGACCGCTGGCTTCCGGAACGGGTCAAGGAGGTGCCGAAATACGCCATGAGCCCGTTCAGCGTCGGCAACCGCAAGTGCCCGAGCGACCACTTCTCGATGGCGCAGCTGTCGCTGATCACCGCGGCGCTCGCCACGAAGTACCGCTTCGAGCAGGTGGCGGGGTCGAACGACGGGACGCGGGTGGGCATCACGCTCCGCCCGCACAAGCTGCTGCTGCGGCCGGTGGCGCGGTGA
- a CDS encoding helix-turn-helix domain-containing protein: MLRNVVAVLLDGVHPFELGVVCEVFGIDRSDEGLPTYDFAVASAEGPTLGTHVGGLSVSTPYGLERLEEADLIAVPAGADYVVREYPPELLDALRGAVARGARVLSVCSGVFVLGAAGLLDGRRCSVHWKQAGELALRYPRAVIEPDVLYVDEDPVITSAGTAAGIDACLHIVRKEQGPEVANKIARRMVVPPHRDGGQAQYIERPLPKDRCDTVGEVLVWMERHLDEEVTVEQLAERAHMSPRTFARRFQQETGTTPYRWILRQRVLLAQRLLEGTDETVDAVAGRTGFGTAAALRHQFVRALGTTPNAYRRTFRGPEAA, translated from the coding sequence ATGCTGAGAAACGTGGTCGCCGTTCTGCTCGACGGAGTGCATCCCTTCGAACTCGGGGTCGTCTGCGAGGTGTTCGGCATCGATCGCAGCGACGAGGGGCTGCCGACGTACGACTTCGCCGTCGCCTCGGCCGAGGGACCGACGCTCGGCACCCATGTCGGCGGTCTCAGCGTCTCCACGCCGTACGGCCTGGAGCGGCTGGAGGAGGCCGACCTGATCGCCGTACCGGCGGGGGCGGACTATGTGGTGCGGGAGTATCCGCCCGAGCTGCTCGACGCCCTCCGCGGGGCCGTCGCCCGGGGGGCCCGCGTCCTCAGCGTCTGCTCCGGCGTCTTCGTGCTGGGCGCCGCCGGGCTGCTCGACGGGCGGCGGTGCAGCGTGCACTGGAAGCAGGCCGGCGAGCTCGCTCTGCGCTACCCCCGTGCGGTCATCGAACCCGACGTGCTCTACGTCGACGAGGACCCCGTGATCACCTCCGCGGGCACCGCCGCCGGTATCGACGCCTGTCTGCACATCGTCCGCAAGGAGCAGGGCCCCGAGGTCGCCAACAAGATCGCCCGGCGGATGGTCGTACCGCCGCACCGGGACGGCGGACAGGCGCAGTACATCGAGCGGCCGCTGCCGAAGGACCGCTGCGACACCGTCGGCGAGGTCCTCGTCTGGATGGAGCGGCATCTCGACGAGGAGGTCACCGTCGAGCAGCTCGCCGAGCGCGCGCACATGTCCCCACGCACCTTCGCCCGCCGCTTCCAGCAGGAGACCGGGACCACGCCCTACCGCTGGATCCTGCGGCAACGCGTCCTGCTCGCCCAGCGGTTGCTGGAAGGGACGGACGAAACGGTGGACGCGGTCGCGGGCCGAACCGGGTTCGGCACCGCGGCCGCACTGCGCCATCAGTTCGTACGGGCGCTGGGCACCACCCCGAACGCCTATCGAAGGACGTTCAGAGGGCCGGAAGCGGCCTGA
- the mctP gene encoding monocarboxylate uptake permease MctP, producing the protein MNDGVNGVALGVFIFFFLAVTVMGFLAARWRKAENEQSLDEWGLGGRSFGTWVTWFLLGGDLYTAYTFVAVPAAIYAAGAAGFFAVPYTILVYPLIFTFLPRLWSVSHKHGYVTTSDFVRGRWGSKGLSLAVAVTGILATMPYIALQLVGIQAVLDVMGVGGGEDTNWFVKDLPLLIAFGVLAAYTYSSGLRAPALIAFVKDTLIYIVIAVAIIYIPIKLGGFDEIFAKAGEAYSQTNPATGAPRGALVPGEPGQWTYATLALGSALALFMYPHSITATLSSRSREVIRRNTTILPLYSLMLGLLALLGFMAIAAGVKVTNGQLAIPQLFEDMFPDWFAGVAFAAIGIGALVPAAIMSIAAANLFTRNIYKDFIKPDATPEQETKVSKLVSLLVKVGALIFVLTMDKTVAINFQLLGGIWILQTFPALVGGLFTRWFHRWALLAGWAVGMIYGTVAAYGVASPTQKHFGGSSKEIPGIGEIGYIGLTAFVLNVAVTVVLTFALKAFKAPEGIDETSPEDYTADAGDPGVQVELPPATAGTSH; encoded by the coding sequence GTGAACGACGGCGTGAACGGCGTCGCGCTCGGCGTCTTCATCTTCTTCTTCCTGGCCGTCACGGTCATGGGCTTCCTCGCCGCGCGCTGGCGCAAGGCCGAGAACGAGCAATCGCTGGACGAATGGGGCCTGGGCGGCCGGTCGTTCGGCACCTGGGTCACCTGGTTCCTGCTCGGCGGCGACCTCTACACCGCGTACACCTTCGTCGCCGTCCCCGCGGCGATCTACGCGGCGGGCGCGGCCGGCTTCTTCGCGGTGCCGTACACGATCCTCGTGTACCCCCTGATCTTCACCTTCCTGCCCCGCCTGTGGTCGGTCTCGCACAAGCACGGCTATGTGACGACCTCCGACTTCGTGCGCGGACGCTGGGGTTCGAAGGGGCTGTCGCTCGCGGTCGCCGTCACCGGCATCCTCGCGACGATGCCCTACATCGCCCTCCAACTCGTGGGTATCCAGGCGGTCCTGGACGTCATGGGCGTCGGCGGCGGCGAGGACACCAACTGGTTCGTCAAGGACCTGCCGCTGCTGATCGCCTTCGGTGTGCTCGCGGCGTACACGTACTCGTCCGGCCTGCGCGCCCCCGCCCTGATCGCGTTCGTGAAGGACACGCTGATCTACATCGTCATCGCGGTGGCGATCATCTACATCCCGATCAAGCTGGGCGGCTTCGACGAGATCTTCGCCAAGGCGGGCGAGGCGTACAGCCAGACCAACCCGGCGACGGGCGCGCCACGCGGTGCGCTGGTGCCGGGCGAGCCGGGCCAATGGACGTACGCCACGCTGGCGTTGGGCTCCGCGCTCGCGCTCTTCATGTACCCGCACTCGATCACCGCGACGCTCTCCTCCAGGAGCCGTGAGGTGATCCGCCGCAACACCACGATCCTGCCGCTGTACTCGCTGATGCTGGGTCTGCTGGCGCTGCTGGGCTTCATGGCGATCGCGGCCGGAGTCAAGGTCACCAACGGCCAGTTGGCGATCCCGCAGCTCTTCGAGGACATGTTCCCGGACTGGTTCGCGGGCGTGGCCTTCGCGGCGATCGGCATCGGCGCCCTCGTGCCGGCGGCGATCATGTCCATCGCGGCGGCGAACCTCTTCACCCGCAACATCTACAAGGACTTCATCAAGCCGGACGCCACGCCCGAGCAGGAGACCAAGGTCTCCAAGCTGGTGTCCCTGCTGGTGAAGGTCGGCGCGCTCATCTTCGTCCTGACCATGGACAAGACGGTTGCCATCAACTTCCAGCTCCTGGGCGGCATCTGGATCCTCCAGACCTTCCCGGCCCTGGTCGGCGGCCTGTTCACCCGCTGGTTCCACCGCTGGGCGCTGCTCGCCGGCTGGGCCGTCGGCATGATCTACGGCACCGTCGCCGCGTACGGCGTCGCCTCGCCCACGCAGAAGCACTTCGGCGGCTCGTCGAAGGAGATCCCGGGCATCGGCGAGATCGGCTACATCGGCCTGACGGCGTTCGTCCTGAACGTCGCCGTCACGGTGGTCCTGACCTTCGCCCTGAAGGCCTTCAAGGCCCCCGAGGGCATCGACGAGACCAGCCCGGAGGACTACACGGCGGACGCCGGCGACCCCGGCGTCCAGGTCGAGCTGCCGCCGGCGACGGCGGGCACCTCGCACTGA
- a CDS encoding GNAT family N-acetyltransferase produces the protein MDIEIRAAEPGEYDTIGEITAQAYLLDDLLTFGESDWYLGELRDVAKRAGSAEVLVASLGGELIGTVTYVAAGGDMAEHARPDEAVIRMLAVSRAARGRGAGEALVRACIDRAKAADGCTGVVLSTQEIMHAAHRIYERLGFVRAPERDWRPIPGEEFTLLTYELTL, from the coding sequence ATGGACATCGAGATCCGGGCAGCGGAACCCGGCGAATACGACACGATCGGCGAGATCACGGCCCAGGCCTATCTCCTGGACGACCTCCTCACCTTCGGCGAGAGCGACTGGTACCTGGGCGAGTTGAGGGACGTCGCCAAGCGGGCCGGCTCCGCCGAGGTCCTCGTGGCCTCGCTGGGCGGCGAACTCATCGGCACCGTCACCTACGTCGCCGCCGGCGGCGACATGGCCGAGCACGCCCGGCCCGACGAGGCCGTGATCCGCATGCTCGCCGTCAGCCGCGCAGCGCGTGGCAGAGGGGCCGGGGAAGCCCTCGTACGCGCCTGTATCGACCGGGCGAAGGCGGCGGACGGCTGCACGGGCGTCGTCCTGTCGACCCAGGAGATCATGCACGCCGCCCACCGCATCTACGAACGCCTCGGTTTCGTCCGCGCACCCGAGCGCGACTGGCGGCCGATCCCCGGCGAGGAGTTCACGCTTCTCACCTATGAGTTGACGCTCTGA
- a CDS encoding ribonucleotide-diphosphate reductase subunit beta, producing the protein MSSTQKNLLDPGFELTLRPMRYPDFYERYRDAIKNTWTVEEVDLHSDVADLAKLTPEEQHLIGRLVAFFATGDSIVANNLVLTLYKHINSPEARLYLSRQLFEEAVHVQFYLTLLDTYLPDPEDRTAAFAAVENIPSIREKAEFCFRWINEVEKLERLESKADRRRFLLNLICFAACIEGLFFYGAFAYVYWFRSRGLLHGLATGTNWVFRDETMHMSFAFEVVDTVRKEEPELFDEQLQQQVTDMMREAVEAELQFGRDLCGDGLPGMNTDSMRQYLECVADQRLTRLGFAPVYGSENPFSFMELQGVQELTNFFERRPSAYQVAVEGTVDLDEDF; encoded by the coding sequence ATGAGCTCCACCCAGAAGAACCTGCTCGACCCGGGCTTCGAGCTGACTCTGCGTCCCATGCGCTACCCGGACTTCTACGAGCGCTACCGGGACGCCATCAAGAACACCTGGACCGTCGAGGAGGTCGACCTCCACTCGGACGTCGCCGACCTGGCGAAGCTGACGCCGGAGGAGCAGCACCTGATCGGCCGCCTGGTGGCGTTCTTCGCGACGGGCGACTCGATCGTGGCGAACAACCTGGTGCTGACGCTCTACAAGCACATCAACTCCCCGGAGGCGCGGCTGTACTTGAGCCGCCAGCTCTTCGAGGAAGCGGTGCACGTCCAGTTCTATCTGACGCTCCTCGACACCTACCTCCCCGATCCGGAGGACCGGACGGCGGCCTTCGCGGCGGTGGAGAACATCCCCTCCATCCGCGAGAAGGCGGAGTTCTGCTTCCGGTGGATCAACGAGGTCGAGAAGCTGGAGCGCCTGGAGTCGAAGGCCGACCGCCGCCGTTTCCTGCTCAACCTCATCTGCTTCGCCGCGTGCATCGAGGGCCTGTTCTTCTACGGTGCCTTCGCGTACGTCTACTGGTTCCGCAGCCGGGGTCTGCTGCACGGTCTCGCCACCGGCACCAACTGGGTGTTCCGCGACGAGACCATGCACATGAGCTTCGCGTTCGAGGTGGTCGACACCGTCCGCAAGGAGGAGCCGGAGCTCTTCGACGAGCAGCTCCAGCAGCAGGTCACGGACATGATGCGGGAGGCGGTCGAGGCGGAGCTCCAGTTCGGCCGCGACCTGTGCGGTGACGGTCTGCCGGGCATGAACACCGACTCGATGCGTCAGTACCTGGAGTGCGTCGCCGACCAGCGCCTCACCCGCCTGGGCTTCGCCCCGGTGTACGGCTCGGAGAACCCGTTCTCCTTCATGGAGCTCCAGGGCGTCCAGGAGCTGACGAACTTCTTCGAGCGCCGCCCGTCCGCGTACCAGGTCGCCGTGGAGGGCACGGTCGACCTGGACGAGGACTTCTAG